The genomic window TGCTCAGAAGCACCGTATTACTGCATCTTTACAAAAATGCCCATGTTACCTGGCTGGTGGACGAGAAGGCATTTCCCCTGCTCAAAGGAAATCCCTTTATTCGCAGGATCCTCTCTTACGACCTTTCTTCTGTGCTCCAATTGCAGTCGGAACGATTTGATACCGTCATTAATCTTGAAAAGGTGCCGGGGTTGTGCGCCTTTTCGGATTCTCTGAATGCCTGGCGTCGATATGGTTTCCGGTTTGATCCGGAAAATGGGGTCGCGCTTGCCTACGATGGCTCTCAGCATGTTTTAGAGATCTGTATGGACCCAGAATATAAGAAAAAGACACGGAAATTCTGGGAGGAAACCCTGTTTGAGATGGTAGGGGCAAAATGGCAAGGTGAAGGTTGTATCCTGGGATACCAAACGAAGTCCAGCACGGCATTTGATATAGGCTTTAATTATGATGTAGGGAAAAAATGGCCGAACAAGGCATGGCCTATGGAATATTGGAAAGAACTGGAACGTCTTATCGGAAATAAGTACACCGTCTCCTGGCAGCAAGGCTTGAAAAACATTGAAGAATATTTTGAGTGGATCAGTTCCTGTAATCTTTTCATAACCAATGACAGCCTAGGGTTGCACATTGCCGGCGCTCTCAACAAAAAGATCATTGCGCTTTTCGGGCCTACCATGGCTTCCGAAATTTATGTGCCGAATGGCATCAAATTGCTGCCGACCATTGATTACCCTTGCATACCTTGCTTAAGTCC from Candidatus Brocadia sp. includes these protein-coding regions:
- a CDS encoding glycosyltransferase family 9 protein, with the protein product MHKEKVLIIKLGYSETLDGEIGKITSLGDVLRSTVLLHLYKNAHVTWLVDEKAFPLLKGNPFIRRILSYDLSSVLQLQSERFDTVINLEKVPGLCAFSDSLNAWRRYGFRFDPENGVALAYDGSQHVLEICMDPEYKKKTRKFWEETLFEMVGAKWQGEGCILGYQTKSSTAFDIGFNYDVGKKWPNKAWPMEYWKELERLIGNKYTVSWQQGLKNIEEYFEWISSCNLFITNDSLGLHIAGALNKKIIALFGPTMASEIYVPNGIKLLPTIDYPCIPCLSPRCKQSTLCMHYIEPNVVYDMIEKVVTGSVSPA